From Cecembia calidifontis, one genomic window encodes:
- a CDS encoding sensor histidine kinase, giving the protein MRDFLTKKTVYHPFFWMVYFVFFYFAYNNLYEDKTFLSVLIIIYGISHFGMYYIFQYSPLKDWMKTKKFWLVPLVFIFLAIVFGYLIYLLMSLIFDRDLNQEFQSSTFSIIVYMVTSNIFTPVIFLGLKAQKENRKSRILEDKREKERIKNELHYLKSQVNPHFLFNTINSIYVLIKIDPEKASETLIKLSNLLRSQLYEFSVERIDIQKELEYLENYIELEKIRKGNRLDFKLEKEGELQGFQIAPLVLIPFLENCFKHLSTHLDRPNIIRVKIKRQGNTLEAEFFNTSESIAQNQQNTMGGLGLANIKRRLELVYPDQYELNIRKGEGDFNVNLKINF; this is encoded by the coding sequence ATGCGCGATTTTCTGACCAAAAAGACTGTTTACCATCCCTTTTTCTGGATGGTATATTTTGTGTTTTTCTATTTTGCTTACAATAACCTCTATGAGGATAAAACTTTTCTCAGTGTCTTGATTATCATCTATGGGATTTCGCATTTTGGGATGTATTATATCTTTCAGTACAGCCCACTGAAAGACTGGATGAAGACCAAAAAGTTCTGGTTGGTTCCTTTGGTATTTATTTTTTTGGCCATTGTCTTTGGGTACCTTATCTATCTTTTGATGTCCCTTATTTTCGATAGGGATTTGAACCAGGAATTCCAGTCTTCCACCTTTTCCATCATCGTTTATATGGTAACTTCCAATATTTTTACGCCTGTTATTTTTTTGGGACTAAAAGCGCAAAAGGAGAACAGGAAATCCAGGATTTTGGAAGACAAAAGGGAGAAGGAAAGGATAAAAAACGAACTGCATTACCTTAAATCCCAGGTGAATCCCCATTTTCTTTTCAATACCATCAATTCCATCTATGTACTGATCAAAATTGATCCTGAAAAAGCTTCGGAAACCTTGATCAAGCTTTCCAACCTTTTGCGGTCCCAGCTTTACGAATTTTCGGTAGAAAGAATTGATATACAAAAGGAATTGGAATACCTTGAAAATTATATTGAACTGGAAAAAATCAGGAAGGGTAACCGCTTGGATTTCAAATTGGAAAAAGAGGGCGAATTACAGGGTTTTCAGATAGCACCTTTGGTTTTGATCCCTTTTTTGGAAAATTGCTTCAAACATCTCTCCACCCATCTGGACCGTCCCAATATTATTCGTGTGAAGATCAAAAGGCAGGGAAATACACTTGAAGCTGAGTTTTTCAATACCTCAGAATCTATTGCTCAAAATCAGCAGAATACTATGGGTGGTCTTGGACTGGCAAATATCAAGAGGAGGCTTGAGTTGGTCTATCCGGATCAATATGAACTGAACATCCGAAAAGGGGAAGGTGATTTCAATGTCAATTTGAAAATAAATTTTTAG
- a CDS encoding LytR/AlgR family response regulator transcription factor, protein MQIRTIIVEDEPLAREGLKSYIREIEGLDLIGICENALEANAFIAHEKPDLIFLDIQMPKITGIEFLKSLSNPPLVIFTTAYPNYALEGYELDVVDYLVKPYPFDRFLKAVNKAREKLTYRGNPQIIREVRDFIYVKVDNALRRVNLEDILLVEGMENYVKIHTSTEKLISLMTLKSMEETLPEGNFLRVHKTYIIAKNKVLGIIGNELDMGIKKVPFSRSRRNEIIQLLTGEG, encoded by the coding sequence ATGCAGATCAGGACCATTATAGTAGAAGATGAACCATTGGCCCGAGAGGGGCTGAAGAGTTATATCAGGGAGATTGAAGGACTGGATTTGATAGGTATTTGTGAAAATGCCCTAGAAGCCAATGCTTTCATTGCGCATGAAAAGCCGGACCTTATTTTTCTGGATATACAGATGCCCAAAATTACAGGGATAGAATTTCTTAAAAGTCTTTCCAATCCTCCTTTGGTGATTTTTACCACTGCTTATCCCAATTATGCTTTGGAAGGCTATGAGTTGGATGTGGTTGATTATTTGGTCAAACCTTATCCTTTTGACCGCTTTCTTAAAGCAGTGAACAAAGCCAGGGAAAAATTAACCTACAGGGGAAACCCTCAGATCATCAGAGAAGTGCGTGATTTTATCTATGTCAAAGTGGACAATGCTTTGAGAAGGGTCAACCTGGAAGATATTTTGTTGGTGGAAGGAATGGAAAATTATGTAAAAATCCATACTTCCACGGAAAAGTTGATTTCACTTATGACCTTGAAAAGTATGGAAGAAACCCTTCCGGAAGGAAACTTCCTTAGGGTTCATAAAACCTATATCATTGCCAAAAACAAGGTCCTTGGGATCATTGGGAATGAACTGGATATGGGAATCAAAAAGGTACCATTTTCCAGAAGTAGACGGAACGAGATCATTCAGCTATTGACAGGAGAAGGCTAA
- a CDS encoding 3-keto-disaccharide hydrolase, whose protein sequence is MKKNNFAYFILSILLMAFSCKSKIENKQDSKWIKLFNGENLDGWKAVGGAAEFEVKDGVIIGYAKANTPNTFLITEQDYTDFILELELKIEDLSSNSGVMARGQYDPAARDGKGLVFGYQIEADPSPRAWSGGLYDEARRGWLYPLDLNPAAKSAFKMGEWNHYRIEAIGNTIKTWINGQEVAYVVDDMDSKGHIGLQVHSINNPEDEGNKTYFRNVRIQTENLEPKPFIGEVFVVSTGLNELTDFEKSKGWRLLFNGVNTDGWKAAYKEEFPSEGWTVQDGILTIKASDGSESMSYGDIVTTEKFSAFDLAFDFKFTEGANSGVKYFVTLSEGNTGSAIGLEYQILDDERHPDAKMGREGNRTLASLYDLIKANKNPRFVKGPGEWNKGRVVVYPDNRVEHYLNGVKVVEYVRGSDDYRALVAESKYKIWDKFGEAPEGHILLQDHGDEVQFKNIKIKTLQ, encoded by the coding sequence ATGAAAAAAAATAATTTCGCTTATTTCATCCTATCCATCCTCCTGATGGCCTTTTCTTGTAAGAGCAAAATAGAGAATAAACAGGATTCAAAATGGATCAAATTATTCAACGGTGAAAACCTTGATGGCTGGAAAGCTGTAGGGGGTGCAGCAGAATTTGAGGTGAAAGACGGGGTAATCATAGGCTATGCTAAAGCCAATACCCCAAATACTTTCTTAATTACCGAACAGGATTATACCGACTTTATTCTTGAATTGGAGTTAAAAATAGAAGACCTAAGCAGCAATTCAGGCGTAATGGCCAGGGGACAATATGATCCTGCTGCAAGGGATGGAAAAGGATTGGTTTTCGGATATCAGATAGAGGCAGATCCATCTCCGAGAGCATGGTCTGGAGGTTTATATGATGAGGCAAGAAGGGGTTGGCTGTATCCCTTGGACCTGAATCCCGCTGCTAAATCGGCATTCAAAATGGGAGAATGGAACCATTACCGTATCGAAGCAATAGGCAATACCATTAAAACCTGGATCAATGGACAGGAAGTTGCCTATGTAGTGGATGATATGGACAGCAAAGGGCATATCGGTCTTCAGGTACACAGTATCAACAACCCGGAAGATGAAGGCAACAAAACCTATTTCCGAAATGTACGCATCCAAACAGAGAATCTTGAGCCAAAACCATTCATAGGAGAAGTGTTTGTAGTTAGCACCGGTCTTAATGAGCTTACGGATTTTGAAAAATCAAAAGGCTGGAGACTGCTGTTCAATGGTGTCAATACTGATGGATGGAAAGCTGCTTATAAAGAAGAATTCCCTTCTGAAGGTTGGACCGTTCAGGATGGAATCCTAACGATAAAAGCTTCCGATGGCAGTGAGTCCATGAGCTATGGGGATATTGTCACTACCGAGAAATTCAGCGCCTTCGATTTGGCTTTTGATTTTAAATTTACGGAAGGAGCCAATTCCGGTGTCAAATATTTTGTTACCTTGAGTGAAGGAAATACAGGCTCTGCTATAGGCCTGGAATATCAGATCCTGGATGATGAACGCCATCCTGATGCCAAAATGGGCAGGGAAGGTAACCGCACATTGGCTTCTCTGTATGACCTGATCAAAGCCAATAAAAATCCCCGCTTTGTCAAGGGGCCCGGAGAATGGAACAAAGGCAGGGTGGTTGTCTATCCTGACAACAGGGTGGAACATTACCTCAATGGAGTAAAAGTGGTGGAATATGTGAGAGGTTCTGATGATTACAGGGCATTGGTAGCAGAAAGCAAATATAAAATCTGGGATAAATTTGGAGAGGCGCCTGAAGGGCATATCCTCCTACAAGACCATGGTGATGAGGTACAATTCAAAAATATCAAAATCAAAACATTACAATAA
- a CDS encoding alpha/beta fold hydrolase, which yields MKTSVFKCLLVLFLMGSTIFAKASNSLVEVTVKGKGRPLILVHGMSCDATVWDEFVTKYQGQYELHLVSIKGFGNNEKMESPHYLTQIRDEIITYINNKSLQHGVLIGHSMGGFLGLWIAALEPDLLSGIISVDGIPYFPAAQMPGITPEMAQNIAEQMKAGMSQMDENQSKANQEMIVAGMIRNTEKHEKVVKMGLNSHPEVVGQAYAEMFTTDIRPFMENIKTPTLVLGSWAAYGQYGFTKETITANFLQQVNLIPTATLEMAETAYHFIFYDEPEWFYGQVDMFLSKSW from the coding sequence ATGAAAACATCAGTATTTAAATGTTTGCTTGTTCTTTTCTTGATGGGCAGCACAATCTTTGCAAAAGCCAGTAACAGCCTGGTCGAGGTAACAGTAAAAGGAAAAGGCAGGCCTTTGATTTTGGTACATGGCATGTCCTGCGACGCTACGGTTTGGGATGAGTTTGTCACAAAATACCAAGGACAGTATGAATTGCATTTGGTATCCATCAAAGGCTTCGGAAACAATGAAAAAATGGAATCCCCGCATTACCTTACCCAGATCAGGGATGAAATCATCACTTATATCAACAATAAATCCCTTCAGCACGGGGTTCTGATCGGGCATAGCATGGGGGGATTTTTAGGCCTTTGGATAGCGGCACTTGAGCCGGATCTGCTTTCGGGAATCATCTCTGTTGACGGTATACCTTACTTTCCCGCAGCCCAAATGCCTGGAATTACACCGGAAATGGCCCAAAACATCGCTGAACAAATGAAAGCAGGAATGTCACAAATGGATGAAAATCAGTCCAAAGCCAATCAGGAAATGATTGTCGCAGGGATGATCAGAAATACAGAAAAACATGAAAAAGTGGTTAAAATGGGCCTGAACAGCCATCCTGAAGTGGTGGGACAAGCTTATGCTGAAATGTTTACCACCGATATTCGGCCATTCATGGAAAATATCAAAACGCCTACCTTGGTTCTTGGTTCTTGGGCAGCATACGGGCAATACGGATTTACAAAAGAAACTATAACAGCAAACTTTCTACAACAGGTCAACTTAATCCCAACAGCCACATTGGAAATGGCAGAAACTGCCTACCATTTTATCTTCTATGATGAACCGGAGTGGTTCTATGGACAAGTAGATATGTTTCTTTCCAAATCATGGTAA
- the uxuA gene encoding mannonate dehydratase — protein MIHKMEQTMRWYGPKDPVSLADIRQAGATGIVSALHHIPNGDVWSREEIKKRKDIIEAGGLTWSVVESVPVHENIKTRSGKYQEYIENYKQTIANLAAEGVKIICYNFMPILDWTRTELAWPLPNGAKALRFEKKEVVAFDLFILKRPGAEKEYSQKEIQRAKDFFENASPADLKRVQDNILKGLPGSEEGYTMEEFQKALDTYKGIGHEELSNHLRLFLDEILPVAEQHGVKMCIHPDDPPFDIFGLPRVVSTAADMRRMIRDNASPNNGFTFCTGSYGVRADNDLPAMVREFGDYIHFIHLRATTRDAEGNFFEDNHLEGDVPMEAVIHEILKIQKRRGLSIPMRPDHGHQMLDDIAKPIVNPGYTAIGRLKGLAEIRGVEAGLIYAGVV, from the coding sequence ATGATACATAAAATGGAACAGACCATGCGCTGGTATGGTCCCAAAGATCCGGTAAGTTTAGCAGATATCAGGCAGGCCGGTGCGACAGGTATCGTATCTGCCCTTCACCACATTCCCAATGGGGATGTATGGTCCAGGGAAGAGATTAAAAAGAGAAAGGATATCATTGAAGCTGGTGGCCTGACCTGGTCCGTAGTGGAATCCGTCCCAGTGCATGAAAACATCAAAACACGTTCAGGCAAATACCAGGAATACATAGAAAATTACAAACAGACCATTGCCAATTTGGCCGCTGAAGGTGTTAAAATTATCTGCTACAATTTCATGCCTATTTTGGATTGGACCCGGACTGAACTGGCTTGGCCCCTTCCAAATGGTGCCAAAGCGCTAAGGTTTGAAAAAAAGGAAGTGGTAGCCTTTGACCTTTTTATCCTTAAGAGACCTGGCGCTGAAAAAGAATATTCACAAAAAGAAATCCAAAGGGCTAAAGATTTCTTTGAAAACGCTTCCCCGGCAGATCTCAAAAGGGTTCAGGACAATATACTGAAAGGATTACCGGGATCAGAAGAGGGCTATACCATGGAGGAATTCCAAAAAGCCTTGGACACCTATAAAGGAATAGGACATGAGGAACTGTCCAATCACCTCAGGCTTTTCCTGGATGAAATTCTTCCTGTGGCCGAGCAACATGGTGTGAAAATGTGCATCCATCCGGATGACCCTCCGTTTGACATCTTTGGATTACCTAGGGTGGTAAGTACTGCTGCAGACATGCGGCGCATGATCAGGGACAATGCCAGTCCTAACAATGGATTTACCTTTTGTACAGGTTCTTATGGGGTAAGGGCTGACAATGACCTTCCTGCTATGGTAAGGGAATTTGGTGATTACATCCACTTTATCCATCTAAGAGCTACCACCCGTGATGCGGAAGGTAATTTCTTTGAAGATAACCACCTCGAAGGTGATGTACCGATGGAAGCCGTCATCCATGAAATCCTCAAAATACAAAAAAGAAGAGGGCTGTCTATACCGATGAGACCGGATCATGGCCATCAGATGTTGGACGATATCGCAAAACCAATTGTCAATCCCGGTTATACAGCAATAGGCCGGCTTAAAGGATTGGCCGAAATCCGTGGTGTTGAGGCTGGGTTGATTTACGCAGGTGTAGTATAA
- a CDS encoding SDR family oxidoreductase, translating into MKLFSVKNKKIIITGATGVLGTAMAHHLAKEGAHIIIIGRTASKIEHLVEDIRSKGGKADAFLADVTSETHVIQAAAQIQKRYKKIDILINLAGGNMPDAVVRPDQTLADLSADAMKKVMDLNYQGTFIPIKHFFPLMLANGSGNIINISSMAASRPMTRVAGYASAKAAIDNLTKWLAVELNHKHGPEYRVNAIAPGFFLTEQNRNLLTEKDGQLTQRGHQIIQHTPMGRFGDPEDLLGTLQWLCSDASKFITGTIVAVDGGFSAYSGV; encoded by the coding sequence ATGAAATTATTTTCCGTAAAAAATAAAAAGATCATCATTACCGGTGCTACCGGTGTGCTCGGCACAGCCATGGCCCATCACCTGGCCAAAGAAGGTGCCCACATTATCATCATTGGAAGAACTGCTTCCAAAATCGAACATCTTGTTGAAGATATCCGCTCGAAAGGAGGTAAAGCAGATGCTTTCCTGGCAGATGTCACTTCGGAAACCCATGTAATCCAAGCTGCGGCCCAGATCCAGAAAAGGTACAAAAAAATCGACATCTTGATCAACCTCGCAGGAGGCAATATGCCCGATGCTGTAGTGAGACCGGACCAAACCTTGGCCGACCTTTCTGCAGATGCGATGAAAAAGGTCATGGACCTCAATTACCAGGGCACTTTTATTCCCATCAAACATTTCTTCCCACTCATGTTGGCCAATGGCTCCGGAAACATCATCAATATTTCCTCCATGGCGGCAAGCAGGCCCATGACCCGGGTAGCAGGTTATGCTTCAGCCAAGGCAGCCATTGATAATCTGACCAAGTGGCTGGCAGTGGAACTCAACCATAAGCATGGTCCCGAATACAGGGTCAATGCCATTGCCCCCGGTTTTTTTCTCACTGAACAAAACCGAAACCTCTTGACTGAAAAGGACGGTCAGCTCACCCAAAGAGGCCATCAGATCATTCAGCATACCCCCATGGGTAGGTTCGGGGATCCTGAAGATCTGTTAGGAACCCTACAATGGCTATGCTCCGATGCTTCCAAATTTATCACCGGAACCATCGTGGCTGTAGACGGAGGGTTTTCAGCGTACTCAGGTGTTTGA
- a CDS encoding Gfo/Idh/MocA family protein, with translation MDKEMNNRREFLKKSTLATVGLSSLGALNFSAKSYGNIIGANDRMNVAIAGLGRRLGAFYDPIARKESNVRLHTLCDVMESQRTKGAANFAKYIDYKPKLENSILKVIENKEIDVLINATPDHWHAPGTWLAVAAGKHVYVEKPCSHNPREGELLVEFKNKYKKVIQMGNQQRSSFHTIEIIKEIHNGAIGKPYRAVAFYANNRGRVPNQVEQAPPAGLDWELFQGPAPRRKYTHDTWDYNWHWYGWDYGTAETGNNATHELDVARWALQVEFPSHVSVDAGKYHFLDDGWTMYDTMYATFKFEGDKTIVWDGQSRNGYLTYGADRGTVIYGTEGSVFVNRALYRLFDKGGKLVREVKSRGEEGSTNLGGGGDNTTNHVVNFFEAIRGKEKQNSTIEEGAVSTLLCHLANISYRIGENFDCNPANGHIYNRKGMELWSRTYEKGWEPKL, from the coding sequence ATGGACAAGGAAATGAATAACCGCAGGGAGTTTTTAAAAAAATCAACCCTTGCCACTGTCGGACTATCTTCTCTTGGAGCCCTTAATTTTTCCGCAAAAAGTTATGGGAATATCATCGGTGCCAATGACCGCATGAATGTAGCAATAGCCGGATTGGGCAGAAGATTGGGCGCCTTCTATGATCCCATTGCCAGAAAAGAAAGTAATGTGAGGTTGCATACCCTTTGCGATGTCATGGAGTCCCAGCGGACCAAAGGTGCAGCCAACTTCGCCAAATACATTGATTACAAGCCAAAATTGGAAAACAGCATTCTTAAGGTCATCGAAAATAAAGAAATCGATGTGCTTATCAATGCTACCCCTGATCATTGGCATGCACCTGGAACTTGGCTTGCAGTAGCTGCAGGCAAACACGTCTATGTAGAAAAACCTTGTAGTCATAATCCCAGGGAAGGTGAATTGCTCGTAGAGTTCAAGAATAAATACAAGAAGGTAATCCAGATGGGCAACCAGCAAAGGTCCTCTTTCCATACCATAGAAATCATCAAGGAAATCCATAACGGAGCAATAGGAAAACCCTACAGAGCCGTTGCCTTCTATGCGAATAACAGGGGAAGGGTACCCAACCAAGTGGAGCAAGCTCCTCCTGCTGGATTGGATTGGGAATTGTTTCAGGGACCTGCTCCGAGAAGAAAATATACCCATGATACCTGGGATTATAACTGGCATTGGTATGGTTGGGACTACGGCACTGCGGAAACAGGCAACAATGCTACCCATGAATTGGATGTGGCGCGTTGGGCCCTTCAGGTGGAATTTCCAAGCCATGTCAGCGTAGATGCCGGAAAATACCACTTTCTGGATGATGGATGGACCATGTACGACACCATGTATGCCACATTTAAATTTGAGGGTGATAAAACAATCGTCTGGGACGGACAAAGCCGAAATGGATACCTGACCTATGGTGCTGACCGCGGTACGGTTATTTATGGGACAGAAGGTTCAGTCTTTGTAAACAGAGCGCTTTATAGACTTTTCGACAAAGGAGGCAAATTGGTCCGAGAGGTCAAATCCAGAGGAGAAGAAGGCAGTACCAACTTGGGTGGCGGAGGTGACAATACTACCAACCATGTCGTGAATTTCTTTGAAGCCATAAGGGGAAAGGAAAAGCAGAATTCTACCATCGAAGAAGGGGCTGTTTCTACGCTACTCTGCCATTTGGCAAACATTTCTTACAGAATAGGTGAAAATTTTGACTGTAATCCCGCAAATGGTCATATCTATAACAGAAAGGGGATGGAACTTTGGTCCAGAACTTATGAAAAAGGTTGGGAACCTAAATTGTAA
- a CDS encoding LacI family DNA-binding transcriptional regulator — protein sequence MTKINIKYLAEKLKMAPSTVSRALNDSYEISEATKAKVMALAKELNYQPNPYARSLRAHKSRTIGVIIPERINNFFAQVIDGIEEITQQYGYHLLVYNSHEDVEQEKKIISYLLGGRVDAIVMSVSSQTSSTEHLEQVQKQGIPIIFFDRIAQDMPTTKFITNDYQSGFDATRHLIKNGCRKIYFLLLSKEITIGKERLRGYLDAIKGSDLPFKEEWVIQCSQDEKQNMELFKSFLYPMDRPDGILSSVEKLAITAYHAIKQTRLSIPKDIKLITFSNMKIADLLNPPLTTISQPAHEIGRQCAKLLMNNLTKTKQIPIEDKVITIPSVLQIRSSSEP from the coding sequence ATGACAAAAATCAACATCAAATATTTGGCGGAGAAGTTGAAGATGGCGCCTTCTACTGTATCAAGGGCCTTGAATGACAGCTATGAGATCAGTGAAGCTACAAAAGCCAAAGTGATGGCATTGGCAAAGGAGTTGAATTATCAGCCCAACCCCTACGCCAGAAGTCTTAGGGCCCACAAAAGCAGGACTATTGGTGTCATTATTCCAGAGCGAATCAATAATTTTTTTGCACAGGTCATTGATGGAATTGAAGAAATAACCCAGCAATATGGCTATCATCTTTTGGTCTATAATTCCCATGAGGATGTGGAACAGGAAAAGAAAATTATTTCTTATTTGTTAGGGGGGAGGGTCGATGCCATCGTCATGTCGGTATCCAGTCAGACCAGCAGTACAGAGCATCTCGAACAAGTACAGAAGCAGGGTATTCCTATTATTTTCTTTGACAGGATTGCACAGGATATGCCCACAACCAAATTTATAACCAATGATTATCAAAGCGGTTTTGATGCCACCCGGCATCTGATAAAAAATGGTTGCAGGAAAATTTATTTTTTATTGTTGTCCAAAGAGATCACCATCGGCAAAGAGCGTTTGCGTGGGTACCTGGATGCAATCAAAGGTTCCGACCTTCCCTTTAAAGAGGAATGGGTTATTCAATGCTCCCAGGATGAAAAACAAAATATGGAACTGTTCAAATCCTTCCTATATCCCATGGACCGTCCTGATGGTATCCTTTCTTCTGTGGAGAAATTGGCCATTACCGCCTACCATGCTATCAAACAGACCAGGCTCAGCATTCCAAAGGATATCAAACTGATCACTTTTTCCAATATGAAAATAGCAGACCTTTTGAACCCACCCCTTACGACCATTTCCCAGCCTGCCCATGAAATAGGGAGGCAATGTGCTAAATTGCTGATGAATAACCTGACAAAAACGAAACAAATACCCATAGAGGATAAAGTGATAACCATTCCATCAGTCCTTCAGATAAGGTCGTCTTCTGAGCCTTGA
- the uxaC gene encoding glucuronate isomerase has product MLSSSNKPFLDEDFLLENEFSKILYHEYAKSLPIIDYHNHLPPDQIASNKVFDNITQIWLAGDHYKWRAMRTLGVHESFITGNASDEEKFQKWAESVPFTVRNPLYHWTHLELKRYYGIHELLSGKNASEIYRITSAMTNTQDFSTRSLLEKMKVEVVCTTDDPSDSLEFHQAYTQKPSQFGLFPAFRPDKSFAVENPISYRHYLQKLEAASQITITSYDDLLQALQNRVNYFHDNGCRLSDHGLEQIYYFFNKPFDIHTLFKKVHSGALLNLEEVSYFKFNTLLELCKMYHAKGWTQQFHLGAMRNNNSRMFQKLGPDTGFDSIGDYPQALGLSAFLNELDRTDQLSKTVLYNLNPGDNEVMATMCGNFNDGSIRGKIQFGSGWWFLDQKDGMEAQMNILSNMGLIATFVGMLTDSRSFLSFPRHEYFRRIVCNLFGNDMQKGILPQDEKWMGKIIQDICYYNAKDYFQFPGQS; this is encoded by the coding sequence ATGTTATCCAGCAGCAATAAACCCTTTTTGGACGAGGATTTCCTTTTGGAAAATGAATTTTCAAAGATCTTATACCATGAATACGCCAAGTCTCTTCCTATCATAGATTACCACAACCACCTTCCCCCCGATCAGATTGCGAGCAATAAAGTTTTTGATAATATTACCCAAATCTGGCTGGCGGGGGACCATTACAAATGGAGGGCCATGCGTACCTTGGGTGTCCATGAGTCATTTATCACAGGAAATGCAAGTGACGAAGAAAAATTCCAAAAATGGGCTGAGTCCGTACCGTTCACCGTAAGGAATCCCCTGTACCATTGGACACATTTGGAATTGAAACGCTACTATGGCATCCATGAACTCCTCAGTGGAAAAAATGCTTCAGAGATATACCGGATAACTTCGGCCATGACCAATACCCAGGATTTCAGTACCCGTTCTTTGCTGGAAAAAATGAAGGTGGAAGTGGTCTGCACCACGGATGATCCTTCTGATAGTTTGGAGTTCCATCAGGCTTACACCCAAAAGCCCTCGCAATTTGGATTATTTCCGGCTTTCAGGCCTGATAAATCTTTTGCTGTTGAAAACCCGATCAGCTACAGACATTACCTCCAAAAATTGGAGGCTGCTTCTCAGATCACCATCACTTCTTATGATGACCTTCTTCAGGCTTTACAGAACAGAGTAAATTACTTCCACGATAATGGATGCAGGTTATCAGACCACGGTTTGGAGCAGATTTACTATTTCTTCAATAAACCTTTTGATATCCATACCCTTTTCAAGAAAGTCCATTCCGGTGCGCTCCTTAACCTGGAGGAAGTGTCTTATTTTAAATTCAATACCCTTTTGGAGCTGTGTAAAATGTATCATGCAAAAGGTTGGACACAACAATTCCATCTTGGGGCCATGCGCAACAACAACAGCAGGATGTTCCAAAAATTAGGTCCGGATACCGGTTTCGATTCCATTGGGGATTACCCTCAGGCCCTTGGTCTTTCGGCTTTCCTCAATGAACTGGACAGAACGGACCAACTCAGTAAAACAGTACTCTATAATCTAAACCCTGGGGATAACGAGGTCATGGCGACCATGTGCGGCAATTTCAATGATGGCAGCATCAGAGGGAAAATACAGTTTGGCTCCGGGTGGTGGTTCCTAGACCAAAAAGACGGAATGGAAGCACAGATGAACATTCTGTCCAATATGGGACTTATTGCTACTTTTGTAGGAATGTTGACAGATTCCAGGAGTTTCCTTTCTTTCCCAAGGCACGAGTATTTCCGTAGAATAGTTTGTAACTTGTTTGGAAATGACATGCAAAAGGGAATCCTGCCACAGGATGAAAAATGGATGGGTAAAATCATCCAGGATATTTGTTATTACAATGCCAAGGATTATTTCCAATTTCCCGGACAATCATGA